One Streptomyces coeruleorubidus DNA segment encodes these proteins:
- a CDS encoding alpha/beta fold hydrolase: MPGLSPARGIGIEASRAVIRLARLPLDMTAEGVGQLTGLLGRALHGRPTGPGDPLPADAGVPVLLVHGLADGASVVPPLERELRADGVGPFIPVACNAFGSDIRTAARSLGRQVEQVCARGGGRAVVVIGYSLGGLIARYYVQRLGGDAHVPLVITLATPHGGTATAMLAPAHPLLRQLRPGSGLLTELAEPAAGCRTRFVAFYSDLDEAVIPAARGRIDHPDLKARNVLVPGVGHLTLPLHRPVIDEMRALLAAAQVIFAGCPPDGDSP, encoded by the coding sequence GTGCCGGGGCTGTCACCGGCGCGCGGCATAGGCATCGAGGCGAGCCGGGCGGTGATACGTCTGGCCCGGCTCCCGCTCGACATGACCGCGGAGGGCGTCGGGCAGCTGACCGGGTTGTTGGGCCGTGCCCTGCACGGGCGGCCGACGGGCCCGGGCGATCCGCTCCCCGCCGATGCGGGGGTTCCTGTGCTGTTGGTGCATGGGCTGGCCGACGGAGCGTCGGTCGTCCCGCCGCTGGAGCGTGAGCTGCGCGCCGACGGCGTGGGCCCCTTCATCCCGGTCGCCTGCAACGCCTTCGGATCGGACATCCGTACGGCGGCCCGGTCGCTGGGCCGCCAGGTCGAGCAGGTGTGTGCCCGCGGTGGGGGGCGGGCGGTGGTCGTGATCGGGTACAGCCTGGGCGGGCTGATCGCCCGCTACTACGTGCAGCGGCTCGGCGGCGATGCGCACGTGCCACTGGTGATCACACTGGCGACGCCGCACGGTGGGACCGCCACCGCCATGCTGGCCCCGGCCCATCCACTGCTGCGCCAGCTACGCCCGGGAAGCGGGCTCCTGACCGAACTCGCCGAACCGGCCGCGGGATGCCGCACCCGGTTCGTGGCCTTCTACAGCGACCTGGACGAGGCAGTCATCCCCGCCGCCAGGGGGCGCATCGACCATCCGGACCTCAAGGCCCGCAACGTGCTGGTGCCGGGCGTCGGCCATCTGACGCTGCCCCTTCACCGGCCGGTCATCGACGAGATGCGCGCGCTGCTGGCCGCGGCCCAGGTCATCTTCGCCGGATGTCCCCCGGACGGTGACTCTCCATAA
- a CDS encoding TraR/DksA C4-type zinc finger protein — MPLDATRAEPHLHEARQRLEHARTSRLAQLQALDETGPSTDDHLLAVQKTAMERVLKEIEEAFARIEDGTYGTCLGCAKPVPAERLEILPYTRHCVACRRRAA; from the coding sequence ATGCCGCTCGATGCCACCCGGGCCGAGCCCCACCTTCACGAGGCCCGTCAGCGCCTGGAACACGCCCGCACCTCCCGGCTGGCGCAGCTGCAAGCGCTGGACGAGACCGGGCCCAGCACGGACGACCACCTGCTGGCCGTCCAGAAGACCGCGATGGAGCGGGTCCTCAAGGAGATCGAGGAAGCTTTCGCCCGCATCGAGGACGGCACCTACGGAACCTGCCTGGGCTGCGCCAAACCTGTCCCCGCCGAACGCCTGGAGATCCTCCCCTACACCCGCCACTGCGTCGCCTGCCGGCGCCGCGCCGCCTGA
- a CDS encoding TraR/DksA family transcriptional regulator produces the protein MVTHQTIGESTTLSVEDLAALRENLHEQRLFRQEQLRLLAGPTTSRAEGRLQRQTAAQVEVRIKLAASARMVLADVEAALTRMKEGTYGTCHLCRRLVDRQRLMIVPQARYCARCQQVKEAVP, from the coding sequence GTGGTGACCCACCAGACCATCGGCGAGAGCACGACCCTGTCGGTCGAAGACCTCGCCGCGCTGCGCGAGAACCTGCACGAGCAGCGCTTGTTCCGCCAGGAGCAACTGCGCCTGCTCGCCGGACCCACCACCTCCCGTGCCGAGGGCCGGCTCCAGCGGCAGACCGCCGCGCAGGTGGAGGTCCGCATCAAGCTCGCCGCCTCCGCCCGCATGGTCCTCGCCGATGTCGAAGCGGCCCTCACCCGCATGAAGGAGGGCACGTACGGCACCTGCCACCTGTGCCGGCGCCTCGTAGACCGGCAACGGCTGATGATCGTGCCGCAGGCCCGCTACTGCGCCCGCTGCCAGCAGGTCAAGGAGGCAGTCCCATGA